The following are from one region of the Paenibacillus sp. KS-LC4 genome:
- the der gene encoding ribosome biogenesis GTPase Der has product MARPIIAIVGRPNVGKSTIFNRIVGDRLAIVEDKPGVTRDRLYGTGEWNGIAFNIVDTGGIEIDGEDEIMKSVRMQAELAIEEADVIIFMADAKAGLTHSDEEVGQMLFRSRKPIVLAINKVDNAGRMDEIYEFYGLGFGEPIAISGSHGMGIGDLLDAAVSKLPEIEDVEYEDDVIRVALIGRPNVGKSSLVNALLGEERVIVSNVAGTTRDAIDTPFERDGQKYVLIDTAGMRKRGKVYESTEKYSVMRAMKAIERADVALILINGEEGIIEQDKHIAGYAHEAGKASIFVVNKWDVVEKDEKTMQAFSQTIRDHFLFMSYAPIVYLSALTKSRLHKLLPVVNHVSEQHALRIQTHLLNDIVGDAVAYNPPPTDKGKRLKINYVTQVATKPPTIVIFVNEPEMMHFSYERYLENKIRAAFNFEGTPLRLFTRRKSDED; this is encoded by the coding sequence ATGGCAAGACCTATTATCGCCATCGTTGGACGCCCGAATGTGGGTAAGTCTACCATATTTAATCGGATAGTCGGCGACAGGCTGGCAATTGTAGAAGATAAGCCGGGGGTTACGAGGGATCGGCTGTACGGCACCGGAGAATGGAATGGCATAGCCTTTAATATTGTAGATACAGGCGGCATTGAAATTGATGGTGAAGATGAAATTATGAAATCGGTTCGGATGCAAGCCGAGCTGGCAATTGAAGAAGCGGATGTCATTATTTTTATGGCAGATGCGAAAGCGGGTCTCACCCATTCGGATGAAGAAGTGGGACAAATGCTGTTTCGCTCCCGCAAGCCTATCGTACTCGCGATTAATAAGGTGGATAATGCGGGACGCATGGACGAGATTTATGAGTTTTATGGCTTGGGCTTTGGCGAACCAATTGCGATTTCCGGCTCCCATGGTATGGGTATTGGCGATTTGCTGGATGCTGCCGTATCCAAGCTTCCAGAAATCGAAGATGTCGAATATGAGGATGATGTTATTCGCGTTGCCTTAATTGGACGTCCAAACGTAGGAAAATCCTCGCTCGTTAATGCGCTGCTTGGCGAAGAACGCGTTATCGTCAGCAATGTAGCAGGTACAACTCGCGATGCCATTGATACGCCTTTTGAGCGCGATGGACAGAAGTACGTGCTGATTGACACAGCTGGTATGCGCAAGCGAGGCAAAGTGTATGAATCGACGGAAAAATACAGCGTTATGCGTGCGATGAAAGCGATTGAACGCGCTGACGTTGCCCTCATCCTGATTAATGGTGAGGAAGGTATTATTGAGCAGGACAAGCATATTGCAGGCTATGCGCATGAAGCGGGCAAGGCGTCTATTTTTGTCGTCAACAAATGGGATGTCGTCGAGAAGGACGAGAAAACGATGCAAGCTTTCTCGCAGACGATCCGCGACCACTTCCTGTTTATGTCGTATGCGCCAATTGTTTATTTGTCCGCGCTTACGAAGTCCCGTCTGCATAAGCTGCTGCCTGTCGTGAATCACGTATCGGAGCAGCATGCCTTGCGGATTCAGACGCATCTGCTGAATGATATTGTTGGAGATGCGGTTGCTTACAACCCGCCGCCGACTGACAAAGGCAAACGTCTGAAAATCAACTATGTAACACAAGTGGCGACAAAACCGCCGACGATTGTCATTTTCGTCAATGAGCCAGAGATGATGCATTTCTCATACGAGCGTTATTTGGAAAATAAAATACGGGCAGCGTTTAATTTTGAAGGCACGCCGCTACGTTTATTTACACGTCGCAAGTCAGACGAGGATTAG
- the rpsA gene encoding 30S ribosomal protein S1 has product MSEETNVQESAVAENQEAMDNFVSLKKGDTVKGSIVKIEDNQAYVSLGYKYDGVIPIRELSAVQLDNANDAVQVGQEVELKVISIDDEKEKLVLSKKSVDGERAWDALQARFESGEVFEVVVADVVKGGLVADVGVRGFIPASMVERHFVEDFSDYKGRTLRVKVKEIDQENGKVILSAKEVLDAEFEENKQKLIAAIEPGQQLEGTVQRLTPFGAFIDIGGVDGLVHVSELSWQHVAHPKDVVAEGQAVTVKVLKVDPAAGKISLSIKAAQPGPWETAGSQFNIGDIVTGTVRRLVTFGAFVEIAPGVEGLVHISQIAHRHIATPFEVLQEGQEVQAKVLDFNPAEKRVSLSIKETEEAPEQPQKPERQQRERAPKQEELNNPNVSLNSQSMSYSLAERFGDKLNKLK; this is encoded by the coding sequence ATGTCAGAAGAAACCAATGTGCAAGAGTCCGCAGTAGCGGAAAATCAAGAGGCTATGGATAATTTCGTATCCTTGAAAAAAGGGGATACAGTTAAAGGTTCGATCGTCAAAATCGAAGATAACCAAGCTTACGTAAGCCTTGGATATAAATATGACGGTGTTATCCCGATTCGCGAACTGTCCGCAGTTCAATTGGATAATGCAAACGATGCCGTACAAGTAGGCCAAGAGGTTGAGCTTAAAGTTATCAGCATTGATGACGAGAAAGAAAAGCTTGTTCTTTCCAAGAAAAGCGTAGATGGCGAGCGCGCTTGGGATGCGCTTCAAGCTCGTTTTGAGAGCGGCGAAGTATTTGAAGTTGTCGTGGCTGACGTTGTAAAAGGCGGCCTTGTCGCTGATGTTGGCGTGCGCGGCTTTATTCCAGCTTCGATGGTTGAGCGTCATTTTGTAGAAGATTTCAGCGACTACAAAGGCCGCACACTTCGCGTAAAAGTGAAAGAAATCGACCAAGAAAACGGCAAAGTTATTTTGTCTGCGAAAGAAGTATTGGACGCAGAATTCGAAGAAAACAAACAAAAATTGATCGCGGCTATTGAGCCAGGCCAACAGCTTGAAGGTACGGTTCAACGTTTGACACCATTTGGTGCATTCATTGATATCGGCGGCGTTGACGGTCTCGTTCACGTTTCCGAGCTTTCATGGCAGCACGTTGCTCATCCTAAGGATGTAGTAGCTGAAGGTCAAGCGGTAACGGTTAAAGTTCTTAAAGTTGATCCTGCTGCTGGTAAAATCAGCCTGAGCATTAAAGCTGCTCAACCAGGTCCTTGGGAAACAGCTGGAAGCCAATTCAACATTGGCGATATCGTAACAGGTACAGTTCGCCGCCTTGTTACTTTCGGCGCATTCGTTGAAATCGCTCCAGGCGTTGAAGGTTTGGTTCACATTTCCCAAATCGCTCACCGTCATATTGCAACTCCATTTGAGGTATTGCAAGAAGGGCAAGAAGTTCAAGCGAAGGTTCTTGACTTCAACCCTGCTGAAAAACGCGTTAGCCTGAGCATCAAGGAAACAGAAGAAGCTCCTGAGCAACCGCAAAAGCCAGAAAGACAACAACGCGAGCGCGCTCCTAAACAAGAGGAACTGAACAATCCTAATGTTAGCTTGAACAGCCAAAGCATGAGCTATTCGCTGGCTGAGCGTTTCGGCGACAAACTGAATAAATTGAAATAA
- a CDS encoding sugar ABC transporter ATP-binding protein, producing the protein MSANKQLQMKGIRKAFSGIPALRNVDFILQSGEVHALLGANGAGKSTLMKILSGAYSQDEGTIVIDGQQVHISSPGDAKSLGIHCVYQEVDTALVAQLSVVENVMLDRISANGSKAWLNWGKLEKEAEETLARLGARIPVRRKAAELTLAEKQLVLIARLLTEKAKYVIFDEPTAPLSLEEAERLFRVIAQLKSEGIGIVFISHRLPEIFQICDRITVMRDGERIVTEAASAMTMQDVVIAMLGRVFEEEYPKLEATIGKPLLNVTRIHRGHQVKDVSFDVKSGEIVAIVGLVGAGKTELSRLLFGADKADGGTVSVNGQAVNLASPADAFKGGLVLVPEERRKQGILVEESVKNNLSLPILSALSKLGFLSGKRETNNAEAIIGRLGVKASSPEQKVAHLSGGNQQKVSIGKWLPTGASVYLFDEPTKGVDIGAKSDIFKIIGTLATQGKAIVYLTCEFAEAIGIADRIMVMCDGKLVKQFGRGEATQEKLMLYASGGKDETV; encoded by the coding sequence ATGAGTGCAAACAAACAATTGCAAATGAAGGGAATCCGGAAAGCTTTTTCCGGCATTCCCGCTCTCCGGAATGTTGATTTTATCTTGCAAAGCGGTGAGGTTCATGCGCTGCTTGGCGCCAATGGCGCGGGCAAAAGCACGCTGATGAAAATTTTATCAGGAGCCTACAGCCAGGATGAAGGAACCATTGTAATCGATGGACAGCAAGTTCATATCAGTTCGCCAGGGGATGCCAAGTCATTGGGCATCCATTGTGTTTATCAGGAGGTTGATACCGCACTGGTTGCACAGCTAAGCGTAGTGGAGAATGTCATGCTGGATCGCATTTCGGCAAATGGAAGCAAGGCGTGGTTGAACTGGGGCAAGCTGGAGAAGGAGGCAGAGGAAACTCTGGCTCGTTTAGGTGCGCGTATTCCCGTTCGGAGGAAGGCAGCAGAGCTGACGCTTGCGGAGAAACAGCTCGTATTAATTGCTCGTTTGTTGACCGAGAAAGCTAAATATGTCATTTTTGATGAGCCGACCGCCCCTTTGAGCTTGGAAGAAGCGGAGCGGTTATTCCGTGTTATAGCCCAGCTAAAGTCAGAAGGTATCGGCATCGTATTCATTTCCCACCGTTTGCCGGAAATATTTCAAATTTGCGACCGAATAACCGTTATGCGTGATGGGGAGAGAATCGTCACCGAGGCGGCATCGGCCATGACGATGCAGGACGTCGTGATCGCCATGCTCGGACGAGTATTCGAGGAGGAGTACCCAAAGCTTGAGGCTACAATTGGGAAGCCGCTTCTGAACGTTACACGTATTCATAGGGGACATCAGGTTAAGGATGTCAGCTTTGATGTGAAAAGCGGTGAAATCGTCGCGATAGTCGGCCTTGTAGGAGCGGGAAAAACCGAGTTATCCCGGCTGCTGTTCGGTGCAGACAAAGCGGATGGAGGTACGGTAAGCGTAAATGGACAGGCCGTCAATTTGGCCTCGCCAGCAGATGCTTTTAAAGGCGGGCTTGTACTTGTGCCGGAGGAGCGCCGCAAGCAGGGGATTTTGGTAGAGGAGTCGGTGAAAAATAATCTCAGCTTGCCGATTTTGAGCGCGCTATCCAAGCTCGGCTTTTTGTCAGGAAAGCGTGAGACGAATAATGCTGAAGCTATAATTGGGAGGCTTGGCGTCAAAGCCTCCTCACCTGAGCAAAAGGTCGCACATCTGAGCGGCGGGAACCAACAGAAGGTGTCCATTGGCAAATGGCTGCCTACCGGCGCAAGCGTGTATTTGTTTGATGAGCCAACTAAGGGCGTTGACATCGGCGCCAAAAGCGATATTTTTAAAATTATCGGTACGCTCGCAACTCAAGGAAAAGCAATTGTGTATTTGACCTGTGAATTTGCCGAGGCGATCGGTATTGCCGACCGCATTATGGTGATGTGCGACGGGAAGCTCGTCAAGCAGTTTGGACGTGGTGAAGCAACGCAGGAGAAGCTGATGCTATATGCCAGCGGTGGAAAGGATGAAACGGTGTAA
- a CDS encoding 2Fe-2S iron-sulfur cluster-binding protein — translation MSAEVTFLPAGKTIKVRPGTTLLDAARQAGIAVRTRCDGKAACFMCKMEVKPGSELMPIGDVERRKLAGLEDGMRLSCQARVKGKVQAEIPMDPLRAAVLKQLARQAEEDDKLW, via the coding sequence ATGAGCGCCGAGGTGACGTTTCTGCCTGCTGGCAAAACAATCAAGGTGCGCCCTGGCACGACGCTGCTGGACGCTGCAAGACAAGCAGGTATTGCGGTAAGAACGCGGTGCGATGGCAAGGCTGCTTGTTTTATGTGCAAAATGGAAGTAAAGCCGGGCAGCGAGCTGATGCCGATCGGCGATGTGGAACGGCGCAAGCTGGCAGGCTTGGAAGATGGCATGCGGCTTTCCTGCCAGGCGCGCGTGAAGGGCAAAGTGCAGGCTGAAATTCCGATGGACCCGCTTCGCGCGGCGGTGCTTAAGCAGCTGGCGAGGCAGGCTGAGGAAGATGATAAGCTTTGGTAA
- a CDS encoding YIEGIA family protein, giving the protein MSHYLMENKHLLGVLLGMAFGIIARLLMLKTDYRQYPTYPHGRIIHISLGVIAAALGAVAVPALYSKDYTAITFLSLAAQQFRDVRKMERETLTKIDSLELVSRGATYIEGIAMVFEGRNYLVIMSSLLTSLFAVMVNLWVGLLAGGISLLIVHHFRSGKTLSHIVTAETAEVRVDGPDLLVGDIYIMNVGLKSNQDTIRERGMGFILTPVNANSKVTIGNLGQRQAILYDLATMLGVYRDDGEPSLIPMAKLDMKDGRLAVFMLPQDKDKSKALKVIGRVPILESAVRMPTEAKVNKQEG; this is encoded by the coding sequence ATGAGCCACTATTTAATGGAAAATAAGCATCTGCTAGGAGTATTGCTTGGAATGGCATTCGGTATTATAGCAAGGCTGCTCATGCTGAAAACCGATTATCGCCAATATCCGACTTATCCTCACGGCAGAATTATCCATATTTCGCTAGGCGTTATTGCTGCGGCGCTTGGGGCAGTTGCTGTTCCGGCGCTATACAGTAAAGACTATACGGCCATTACTTTTTTATCGCTAGCCGCACAGCAATTTCGCGATGTTAGAAAAATGGAGCGCGAGACGCTGACGAAGATTGACAGCTTGGAGCTCGTCAGCCGTGGAGCAACTTATATAGAGGGTATCGCTATGGTGTTTGAAGGCCGCAATTACCTCGTCATTATGTCATCTCTGCTTACTAGTCTTTTCGCTGTAATGGTCAATTTATGGGTTGGCCTGCTGGCAGGAGGAATATCGCTGCTGATCGTCCATCATTTTCGTTCGGGCAAAACGCTGTCGCACATTGTTACGGCTGAAACAGCCGAGGTGCGCGTGGATGGACCGGATTTGCTCGTCGGCGATATATATATTATGAATGTGGGGCTTAAGTCTAATCAAGATACGATTCGCGAGCGCGGAATGGGCTTTATATTGACGCCTGTCAATGCGAACAGCAAGGTTACCATTGGCAATTTGGGCCAGCGTCAAGCGATACTTTACGATCTGGCTACGATGCTGGGGGTATATCGGGATGATGGCGAGCCTTCCCTAATTCCTATGGCAAAGCTCGATATGAAGGATGGCAGACTTGCCGTATTTATGCTACCGCAGGACAAGGACAAGAGCAAGGCGCTCAAGGTGATCGGTCGCGTACCGATTCTCGAATCGGCTGTGCGAATGCCTACAGAAGCAAAAGTCAATAAGCAGGAGGGCTAA
- a CDS encoding 2Fe-2S iron-sulfur cluster-binding protein, with the protein MIELTGRTRTAIVEAEDGLSLLDLAMKHNVDFAFSCTRGTCARCRCQVIEGASGLEGITDQEWDRMDPEEFEEGYRLACQAIVKSVDVNIKAINKTYF; encoded by the coding sequence ATGATTGAGCTTACAGGGAGAACGAGAACGGCAATTGTAGAAGCGGAGGACGGACTGTCGCTGCTGGATTTAGCGATGAAGCATAATGTGGATTTCGCTTTCTCCTGCACGCGCGGCACCTGTGCCCGATGCCGCTGTCAAGTGATTGAAGGAGCTAGCGGGCTTGAAGGAATAACGGATCAGGAATGGGATCGCATGGACCCGGAGGAGTTTGAAGAAGGCTATCGCCTTGCTTGCCAAGCGATTGTAAAGTCGGTCGATGTGAATATTAAAGCAATCAATAAAACATATTTTTAA
- the plsY gene encoding glycerol-3-phosphate 1-O-acyltransferase PlsY, translated as MLYSAIAVIISYLLGSVSFSIVIAKWLKGIDIREHGSGNAGATNTIRVLGKGPGITVFLLDIAKGVVAVLLGQWLSGGDAASWTPVLCGLAAIIGHNWPIWFRFKGGKGIATTVGVILTLAFLPALLAGIVAILAIAITRYVSLGSLLFAALTPIFIALFTYSLPLLCASLVLCVFAFVRHKTNIMKLLKGTENKLGAKKGM; from the coding sequence GTGCTGTACTCAGCCATTGCAGTTATTATCAGTTATTTATTAGGTTCCGTTTCATTTAGCATCGTCATCGCGAAATGGCTGAAAGGCATTGACATTCGCGAGCATGGCAGCGGCAATGCCGGGGCGACGAATACGATTCGCGTGCTTGGTAAAGGGCCAGGTATAACGGTCTTTTTGCTGGATATTGCAAAAGGGGTAGTCGCCGTGCTGCTGGGCCAGTGGCTTAGCGGGGGCGACGCTGCAAGCTGGACACCTGTATTATGCGGTCTTGCTGCTATTATTGGTCACAACTGGCCCATTTGGTTCCGTTTCAAAGGCGGCAAAGGCATAGCGACAACCGTTGGCGTTATTTTAACGCTTGCGTTTTTGCCAGCGCTGCTTGCAGGAATTGTTGCTATACTTGCGATTGCCATTACACGCTACGTATCGCTCGGTTCTTTGCTGTTCGCAGCATTGACGCCGATCTTTATTGCTTTGTTTACTTACTCCTTGCCGCTGCTTTGCGCAAGCCTTGTATTATGCGTATTCGCGTTTGTCCGTCACAAGACGAACATTATGAAGCTGCTGAAGGGAACGGAGAACAAGCTTGGCGCAAAGAAAGGAATGTGA
- the spoIVA gene encoding stage IV sporulation protein A, translated as MEKVDIFKDIAERTGGDIYLGVVGAVRTGKSTFIKRFMETVVLPNITSEADRVRAVDELPQSAAGKTIMTTEPKFVPNQAVQLKVAEGLEVNIRLVDCVGYAVEGAKGYEDENGPRMITTPWFDDPIPFQEAAEIGTRKVIQEHSTLGVVVTTDGSIAEIPRSSYVEAEERVISELKEVGKPFVLIINSTRPRSEEALQLRSELQTKYDIPVITLSVATMGEEEVISVLREVLYEFPVHEVNVNLPSWVMVLNENHWLRSNYENSVRDTVKDIRRLRDVDRVVAQFMDYDFIARAGLSGMNMGQGVAEIDLYAPDELYDRILMEVVGVEIRGKDHLLQLMQEFSHAKREYDRFAEALEMVKATGYGIAAPTLAEMALEEPELIRQGSRFGVRLKATAPSIHMIRVDVESEFAPIIGSEKQTEELVRYLMQDFESDPIKIWESDIFGRSLHSLVREGIQGKIAMMPDNARYKLQETLGRIINEGSGGLIAIIL; from the coding sequence GTGGAGAAAGTAGACATTTTCAAGGACATAGCCGAACGTACCGGTGGGGATATTTACCTCGGTGTTGTAGGGGCTGTCCGCACGGGTAAATCAACGTTCATTAAGCGGTTCATGGAAACGGTGGTGCTCCCTAACATTACGAGTGAGGCTGATCGTGTACGTGCCGTAGACGAGCTGCCGCAAAGCGCCGCGGGCAAAACCATTATGACAACTGAGCCGAAATTTGTGCCAAACCAAGCGGTGCAATTGAAAGTAGCCGAGGGGCTGGAAGTAAACATACGGCTGGTCGATTGTGTCGGCTATGCGGTGGAAGGCGCGAAGGGCTATGAGGATGAAAATGGGCCGCGAATGATTACAACGCCGTGGTTTGATGATCCGATTCCCTTCCAAGAAGCCGCGGAAATCGGGACACGTAAAGTTATTCAGGAGCATTCTACATTAGGTGTAGTCGTGACGACTGATGGCTCGATCGCTGAAATCCCGCGCAGCTCCTATGTAGAGGCCGAGGAGCGGGTCATCAGTGAGCTGAAGGAAGTAGGCAAGCCCTTTGTGCTGATCATTAACTCGACGCGTCCGCGCAGCGAGGAAGCGCTGCAGCTGCGCTCCGAGCTTCAAACGAAATATGATATTCCGGTCATTACGCTCAGCGTAGCAACGATGGGGGAAGAGGAAGTTATTTCGGTATTGCGCGAGGTGCTCTACGAGTTCCCTGTTCATGAAGTCAACGTAAATCTGCCAAGCTGGGTGATGGTGCTGAATGAAAATCACTGGCTGCGCAGCAACTATGAAAACTCTGTCCGCGATACAGTTAAGGATATTCGCCGTTTGCGGGATGTGGACCGGGTAGTAGCGCAGTTTATGGATTACGACTTTATCGCAAGAGCGGGACTTAGCGGCATGAACATGGGGCAGGGTGTAGCCGAGATCGACCTGTATGCGCCGGATGAGCTGTATGACCGGATTTTGATGGAAGTGGTGGGCGTAGAAATTCGCGGCAAAGATCATTTGCTTCAGCTGATGCAGGAGTTTTCCCATGCAAAGCGGGAATACGACCGCTTCGCCGAAGCGCTGGAAATGGTCAAGGCTACTGGCTACGGCATTGCGGCTCCGACGCTGGCTGAGATGGCGCTGGAGGAGCCGGAGCTCATTCGTCAAGGCTCGAGATTCGGCGTAAGGCTGAAAGCGACTGCACCATCTATCCATATGATCCGCGTTGATGTGGAATCGGAATTTGCGCCAATTATTGGCTCTGAGAAGCAGACCGAAGAGCTTGTAAGATATTTGATGCAGGATTTCGAGAGCGACCCGATCAAAATTTGGGAGTCCGACATTTTCGGCCGCTCGCTGCATTCCCTTGTAAGAGAAGGTATTCAGGGCAAAATTGCGATGATGCCGGATAACGCGCGCTACAAGTTGCAGGAAACGCTGGGCCGCATTATTAACGAGGGGTCTGGCGGCCTCATCGCCATTATTTTGTAA
- a CDS encoding sugar ABC transporter substrate-binding protein — protein MKQWGKLSLTIFLAAVLLVISACGAATNNAPASEASVSPTASAEATADNAAGGSTDLAALKGKKLALVMQFNTGTFSSQYVEGVKEQAEKFGGEVTVFASDNDLAKMSSNLDAAINQGFDGILIDHGQAAALEAGIKRAKEQGISVVVFDADVKVDGVPVLQQDDQKMAEITLEQLAKDAGGKGNIVKVWVAGFAPMERRQVAYKQFQEKYPDIKEIAAFGNANNPALDTQSQMEAILRQYPNKGDITAVWAAWDEFAKGASRAIQQAGRTEIKVYGIDMSDEDLQMIQDKTSPWVASAAVDPKDIGRVQVRILYKEFKGDANEPLVVLEPVYVHRDALPEEKVSTTDLSKHVEGWGSSTQGYEDWMKDLEALK, from the coding sequence ATGAAACAATGGGGTAAGCTTTCATTAACAATTTTTCTAGCTGCGGTATTACTGGTTATTTCGGCCTGCGGAGCAGCAACAAACAATGCGCCTGCAAGCGAGGCATCGGTTTCGCCGACAGCATCAGCGGAAGCTACAGCTGACAATGCAGCTGGCGGCAGCACAGATTTGGCAGCTCTAAAAGGTAAAAAACTTGCGCTCGTTATGCAATTTAATACAGGAACCTTCTCGTCCCAATATGTAGAAGGGGTGAAGGAGCAAGCCGAAAAATTTGGCGGAGAAGTAACGGTTTTCGCATCCGACAATGATTTGGCGAAAATGTCCTCAAACCTTGATGCAGCAATCAACCAAGGCTTTGACGGCATTTTGATTGACCATGGACAAGCAGCGGCGCTCGAAGCGGGAATTAAAAGAGCGAAAGAGCAAGGCATTTCTGTAGTCGTGTTCGATGCAGACGTGAAGGTGGATGGCGTGCCTGTATTGCAGCAGGATGACCAGAAAATGGCTGAAATTACGCTTGAGCAGCTTGCTAAAGATGCTGGCGGCAAAGGAAATATCGTTAAAGTATGGGTAGCAGGCTTTGCGCCAATGGAGCGCCGTCAAGTGGCCTACAAGCAGTTCCAAGAGAAATATCCGGACATCAAAGAAATTGCCGCTTTCGGTAATGCCAACAACCCGGCACTGGATACACAATCGCAGATGGAAGCGATTTTGCGCCAATACCCGAATAAAGGCGATATTACAGCAGTATGGGCAGCTTGGGATGAGTTTGCTAAAGGTGCTTCCCGTGCTATCCAGCAGGCTGGCCGTACAGAAATTAAAGTTTATGGCATTGACATGAGCGATGAGGATCTGCAAATGATTCAAGACAAAACGAGCCCATGGGTCGCTTCAGCAGCTGTTGATCCTAAAGATATCGGCCGTGTGCAAGTTCGTATTTTGTACAAAGAATTTAAAGGCGATGCGAATGAGCCTTTAGTCGTTCTGGAGCCGGTATACGTTCACCGTGATGCGTTGCCAGAAGAGAAAGTTAGCACGACGGACCTTTCCAAGCATGTAGAAGGCTGGGGAAGCAGCACACAAGGCTATGAGGATTGGATGAAAGATTTGGAAGCATTGAAATAA
- a CDS encoding DUF2768 family protein, whose translation MDAMMKMWVSLIGIGLMAISAVIITFARIKTKGIVKFILSLIAFVLLLIGFICGVISII comes from the coding sequence ATGGATGCTATGATGAAAATGTGGGTTTCGCTGATCGGCATCGGCTTAATGGCTATTTCGGCGGTAATCATTACATTTGCCCGAATCAAGACGAAGGGGATTGTTAAATTTATTTTATCGCTTATTGCTTTTGTTTTGCTGCTCATTGGTTTTATTTGCGGAGTTATTTCCATTATTTAA
- a CDS encoding NAD(P)H-dependent glycerol-3-phosphate dehydrogenase, translating into MAKAKSEQARRAAVLVAGSWGTALASVLARNGYEVLLWTRNAEQASRINESRTNAKYLPGVTLPEGLQATTDLQKALNGAELALFVAPSGAMREVAKQAAPYLAAETLCVHATKGFEAETLKRMTTVLSEELGRAPEQIVVLSGPSHAEEVINRQPTTVVVASANMKAAEQAQDAFMTSDFRVYTNPDVVGVEVAGAIKNIIALGAGLSDGLGFGDNAKAALLTRGLAEIGRLGAAMGANPLTFAGLAGVGDLVVTCTSQHSRNWRAGHMLADGTPLAEVLTKMGMVVEGVRTTRAAHELAKRYEVEMPITAQLYKVLFEEFPPKTAVEHLMGRLKTHEIESIG; encoded by the coding sequence ATGGCAAAAGCAAAGTCTGAGCAAGCGCGCCGCGCAGCGGTGCTTGTAGCAGGAAGCTGGGGCACAGCGCTTGCTTCCGTTCTGGCTCGCAACGGCTATGAGGTGTTGCTGTGGACGCGTAATGCGGAGCAGGCAAGCCGCATTAATGAAAGCCGCACTAATGCTAAATATTTGCCGGGCGTAACGCTTCCGGAAGGTCTTCAGGCAACGACCGACTTGCAGAAAGCGCTCAACGGAGCGGAGCTTGCGCTGTTCGTTGCTCCATCCGGAGCGATGCGGGAAGTGGCGAAGCAGGCAGCTCCTTATCTTGCAGCCGAGACGCTTTGCGTGCATGCAACGAAAGGGTTTGAAGCCGAGACGCTTAAGCGGATGACGACGGTGCTTTCCGAAGAGCTGGGTCGTGCGCCTGAGCAAATTGTTGTGCTGTCTGGTCCGAGCCATGCGGAGGAAGTGATTAATCGCCAGCCGACAACCGTAGTTGTCGCTTCGGCAAATATGAAAGCAGCCGAGCAAGCACAGGATGCTTTCATGACCTCCGATTTTCGCGTTTATACGAATCCAGATGTCGTGGGCGTTGAAGTAGCTGGCGCGATTAAAAATATTATCGCGCTCGGTGCCGGCTTATCAGACGGGCTCGGCTTTGGCGATAACGCCAAGGCGGCGCTGCTGACGCGCGGGCTTGCAGAGATCGGACGCCTTGGCGCAGCTATGGGCGCCAATCCGCTCACCTTTGCAGGGTTAGCGGGGGTTGGCGACTTGGTTGTTACTTGTACGAGCCAGCACAGCCGTAACTGGCGCGCTGGGCATATGCTGGCGGACGGCACGCCGCTCGCTGAGGTGCTTACGAAGATGGGCATGGTCGTCGAAGGCGTTCGTACGACGCGTGCCGCGCATGAGCTGGCAAAGCGCTATGAGGTTGAAATGCCGATTACTGCGCAATTGTACAAGGTGCTGTTTGAGGAATTTCCGCCAAAAACAGCCGTTGAGCATCTGATGGGTCGGCTAAAAACCCATGAGATTGAAAGCATCGGCTAA
- a CDS encoding stage VI sporulation protein F: MGKNISKDVLGAINKKTGKNISENSVKKLASGVTDSTMQNEAELRKLIKQVSEMAKVPVAESTINDIVKAVKATGMNMNSMESLIKMMIKK; the protein is encoded by the coding sequence ATGGGGAAAAATATTTCAAAAGACGTGCTCGGCGCAATTAATAAAAAAACAGGCAAAAACATCTCTGAAAACTCGGTCAAGAAGCTGGCCAGCGGTGTAACGGATTCGACGATGCAGAACGAAGCCGAGCTACGCAAGCTGATCAAGCAAGTGTCTGAGATGGCGAAGGTGCCTGTGGCGGAATCGACTATAAATGATATTGTCAAAGCCGTTAAGGCGACCGGCATGAATATGAACAGCATGGAATCGCTTATCAAAATGATGATTAAGAAGTAA